The region TCCGGCCAAATGTAGGTCCCGTCCTCTGTGGGAACCACGGCTTCAGCCTGAAAGAATTCCTCCGCCGCGGCAGCCACCAGCACCGGAAGTTTGAGTTTGCCGCTCTTTTTATCCTCCACGTATTTTCCCCAGCCGTCCTTGCCCTCAAAGGCAAAACAGATGTGCAGAGCGGTCTTGGCCCGGGTGAAAGCCACGTAGAGGTTGTTCATTTCCTCCAGCAGGGCGCGGTTCTCGGTGCTCTCAGCCAAGGCTTTGTGGCTGGAAGCCTTGATCACATCGGCATAGTGGTAGGTGAGGCCAAAATCACGCAGGTCCTGAAAATCGGCCCCGGTGAAGTCGGCGTAGGCCTTGAGATGGGCATGATCGTTGCCGCCCCGGCTGCTGAGGTTGTAAAAGAGAAACACGCGGTCGAACTGCAAGCCCTTGGATTTGTGTACAGTTAGCAATTGCAGGGAGCCTCCGCCCTCCACCGAAACCTGCTTCAGGAAATCCTGGCCGTCGTTGTCGGTGAGATAATCCAGGAAAGCGGGAATGCTGACATCTTTCTGGGTGGTGGCCAGCTCAAAGTCGCGTACAAGACTGAGGAAGGCATGGATGTTCAGATAATCGCGCTCGAAGGCCTGGGGGTTGGCAGACTCAGCCGCGGCCCCCTTGCGCAGCGGCAGACAACGGTCTGTGAGCGCCCGGCAGGCTTGGGAGATCGATCCGGACTGCTCCTGGGAGAGTTTGTAAAGCCCAGCCGCGAGGGGACAGGCAGAGAAATCCGGCTCAAGCCCGGCTTCCCGGGCTACGCTTAGCTCGTCCGCGACTTTCTTTAGCTCCGTCGCGTTGAGCAGGATGTAGTTCGAGCGCAGCACCTCCAGAAAATCCAGCCAATCACGCCAGGCCAGCCAGCGCAGCCACGCCAGCAGCGGTGAAACCCAGGCGTGATCAGGCAAAGTGCTGGAAGGCTGATAGATGCTGCCGATTTCCGCGGCATCCAGCAAGGGCTGGAAGGCGGCCAGCTCTTTGCCCGTGCGGCAGATCAGGGCCATGCTTTCCCGACTGTCCTTGGGGCTGTGGGGTTTGATGAAATCGCGGACAAAATCGCGGTGGATGCTGCCGAGGCTTTTTCCGGCCTCACTTTTGGAATAGGCAGAGGCGCGAAATTCGATCCGGGTTTGGGGATCGAGTTCTTTCATGGCATGCTCGAGCGGCTTGTAATACCAGCTTAACTCAAACTCCCGCAACCGATTGCTGATCAGGGACGAACTGAAAACACGGTTGACGAAGGAGACCATCAGTTCGCTGCTGCGGTAGGATTTATCCAGGGATTCCAGCCGCAGATCGCTCAGAGCGCCGAAGATGGAGCGCAAATTGAGCAACAGCTTTCGTTCTCCGCCACGCCAGCCGAAGATGGACTGCTTTTCATCCCCCACCACGATCATGCCGCCAAAATCCTTGGTGCCCTCACCACTGGTGATCTCCTCGATGATGGGTTTGAGGATGGCGAATTGGATCAGCGAAGTGTCCTGAAATTCGTCGATCAGAATGAAGCGGCTGCGGTGGGCCAGAAACTGGTAAAATTCGGTGGCGACGGCCTCCTCCTGCATGTCGAATTGAGGCGGGTCAGTGCTGAAGAGCGCTTCCAGGGTGAACCAGGAAATGTCGTCATAGGTCATGTTCTTGTAGCGGTAGATCAGTTTGTCATATTCCGCCAGAATGGCCGACCAGACCGAGAGGATCTCCTCCTGTTCGGGCAAAAAGTGGGTGTGCAGCAAGAAATCGGCCAGATGTCCGTAAATTCCGGTTTGCAGTTCCAGGAGGGTCTGTTTCACCTCCGCCAGGCCTTTGCGCTTGAATTTGTTCGAGTCCGCGATCTTGCCTTCGGGGCAATTCTGAAACAGCCGGAGGTAGCCGTCGGGCCGGTCACAGAGTTTGGCCAGGGCCTCCCGCAACCCGGCAAAGGTATCCGGAAAGAGGGGAAACAGCTTGCGGAACTTCTCCACGACGCACTCTTCCGGCGCCAGGTCCGGCCGGCTCTGCTCCATGAGGGAGACCAGAAGTTCCAGATTTTCCCGGATGGCCGCGCGGTGCTGATCCCGCGCCGCGGGATCGCCTTGCTTGAAAAGCTGCCAGAGAGTTCCCTCCGCCGGAGTTTGCCGCTCTCCCTTCCTGATCTGGAAATGCAGCCAGCGCTGTTCGATCAGCGATTTGAAGAAGTGCCGGTACTCGTCCAGCGAAGGGCTGATCTTGCGGCTGAGCAGGCTGTCCAGCTTGGACTTGAATTCCGGCCGCATCAGGTGTTGGAGCAGAAAGGGCAGCCGTTTATCCACTGCCTTGATGTCGATCTCGAAATTTTCGATGCTGCGCAGGGGTCGCACGATGTTGCGGAAAACGCTGTTGATATAGGCATCGATGGTCATCACCTGCAGCTGCTTGCGGTCGGAGGATAGGGCGCGCAGAGCACGGTTGAGCAGGGCAAGGTCCTGGTCAGTTAGTTCCGGCTTTGCCTTATCCGGCCAGAGGCTGTCCAGCAAACCGCGCCGCTCCCGGGCGATCTTGTCCGTGGCCGGTTTGTCGTTGCAAAGCAAGGCCAGATGGGCGTTTATTCTTTCACGGATCTCCGCTGTGGCCTTTTTGGTGAAGGTGAGCACAAGGATGTTGTCCAGGCTGAAATCCTGGTTTTTGCCGTAGAAGCCCAGAATGACGCGGATGTATTCCAGGGCGAGGCGATAGGTTTTGCCCGTGCCGGCGCTGGCGGTGATGATCTTGCTGGAAAACTGGCTCATGCCTCACCTCCCTTGTCCGCACGGAACAGGTCAGCGCGGGTGACAGCGGCCAGTTTCTCCCGGTCACCGGCTTTTTTGCCAAGGGTAAATCCCCGATCCAGAACGTCTTTAAAGCTATCCTCCAGTCCTTCCCGCCAGTCCTGGCGGCGCTTGTCAGTGATCTTTTTGCCACCCGTTTCCTGCCTGAAAACAAGCCAGAACAGGGATTGCAATTCCTTGCCCTGCCAGGCCTCGTCCAGCAGATAGTACAGCCACTCATAGAAGATCAGTTGCCCGTCGTCGCCATTGCCGGTCTTGAAATCCACGATGTAATTGAGTTCCGGGCATTCTACGCGCAGGTCCGCCTTGCCGTGAATCCAGAGCGAATAGTCCCGGTCCCCATGGGTCACGCAGACCAGCTTGCGGCCTTCGCTTTCCTCTTTGGTCATGAATTCCTCTTCCGGAATCAGCCGGAAGGAAACTTCTTGCAGCCGGGGTTTCAGAAACTCGAAGAAAAACTCGCGAATGGATTCCACCAGATTGTCCGAGATGATGCTCACCAGAAACTCGTGGTTGTAGTTTTGCGGGATCTTGTAGAGGTAGAGTTGGTCAGGGTCGTTCAAGATCCTGCCCAAGGCTTCCGCCAGGCCTTTGGAATCCGTGAAAGCCTTTTCCAGACCGGGCAGGTCGGCCTCCTCCCTGGCCAGAGGCAGCAGCACAGACGAAAGAAAGGAGTGCATGATGCTGCCAAAGAGTTTGCGCGTGAGGGTTTCCTGCGGACGCAGTTCCAGTTCCGGAAGCTTGCGCAGATGCTCCAGATACCAGGCGAAGGGGTTTTTTTTGAACCAGGCCAGGCTGTAATAGCTGGTGTGGACGCGCCCGCCCGCCCCAAAATCTTTCTGGGGAGAACAGGGCAGAGTGAAAAAGTCCCCGTCCGGCTGGTCCAGCCCACAGAAGGCCTTGTCGGCGAGCCCGGGAAGGCTCTCCGCGGGGTCCGGAGCAGCCTCAAAGCCAGCCAGATAGAGTTTGGATATCCGCGGCGCCAGCTGCACTGTCTGCTCTTCCGGCTTCTCCCTGTTCACCTCCGGCAACGCGCCGTCCGCCATGGCCTGAACCAGTTCGGTTACAAAGCTGCCCGGCTCGATGTCCTTTTCCTGGTCGCGGTAGCTGAAGATCACGCAACGCCTGCTGGTGAGCACGGTGCGCAGAAAATAGTAGCGTTCACGCTCGCGGAGGTCGGGATAGCTTTTCAGGCCCAGACTGGCGCGCTGGTTTTCGTTGAGCAACCAGACCGGGCTTGGATTTGAAGGGATTTCCCCCTCGGTGGCATGGAAGAAGTAAACGCTGTGGTGCTGCAGGTCGCGCAGATCCAACAGGTTGCTCACCTCCACGCGGGATTCAGCCTCCAAAGCCTGCTGGAAGCTGAACTTGCCGCTACCCAGGGATTCCAGGAACAGCTGCAGAATGGCCGCGGCCAGGCTCACTCCGCCGCAGCCGAAGAGCGCTTCCCAGTCGCTTACAATGGCCAGGTTTTCCAGGCTGGCAAAGTTGGAGAGCCGCTCGTAGAAGACATCCAGGATATCGCTGTGCAGCAGTTCCTCTTCCCGGCACAGGTCCTGGATCCGCAGACCCTCAGGAATGTCGACCAAATCGATGAGGTCTTTGGGCCGGGCGATCCTGCCCAGCTGGCGGAGGAGGGCAAAGTGTTTGTGCAAAACCACCCTAAGCAGGGGAAAACCCTGCTTGCGGTAAAGTTTGCTCAAAAGCCGCAGCTCGCTGTCCACGTAGAGGATATCCTTTTGCAGCATGTATCTCAGCTCTTCCAGCAGCGGGGCCTTATCCGCGGCTGAGAGCCCGTGATAGCGCAGAAAACCCTCTTGCGCGCAGGCATCCAGGATGAGTCGCAGCGGCAGGAAGGATTCTTCCAGCGTGGCCTGCATCGCCTCCAGGTGCCTTTGGAAAACACGCAGCAGCTGAAAGACGTTGCTGCCAACGATGGATTCGGAGCGGGGGATGGCAAAGCGGGCAGGATCGAACAAATCACGGTAATGGGCCTGGTTGAAATGGCTGTCCACGATCACCGCATCACCCTCTTCCCCACTGGCCTGGGCATGGTTGGCGAGGAAGGCCAGCACCATCTGTTCGGCGTTTTCGCATTCCACGATCTCCAGTTGCCTGAGCTTGTATTCCGCCGCTTCCAGGCTGGCCAGGTCGATGCGGGGTGGCTCCAGATCACGGTTTTCTTCCGCCGGGGCCTGCGCCAGCACCAGCACCTCGTTGCCGGCATGTTCCAAAGCATCCAGCAACGCTTTTTCCAGCCGGCTGTAATAATATTGGTTCACGAAAACCACTTTCCGGCCGGAGAAATGAACCCGGGCGCGGTCGGCCCGGCGAGTGAAGATGGGATCGCTGCAGGCCAGTTCCTCCAGTTTGCCCTGATACCGGGAGCGGATCTCCAGAACCCGGAGCAGGTAATCCTCCTGCCAGTTCAGCAGCGTCATCTGGGCGCGGCCGGGAAGGTCGTGCAGGATCTGGCTGTCCACGTTTTCGTCGCAAAGTTCCTCAAAGAACTGGAAGAAGTGGCCGCCCCACTCCACGATGTCGAAATAGCCGTTGATGTGGAAATACTCCCGGTCTTCCTCCAGCAAGGATTGGTAGAGACAGAGCAAGCGCTTGTCGTCACTGATCCGCGGCAGGGAGGGGAGCAGCAGCGCGGCTTTGAAATCCTCCATCGCCACAAACTCGCAATCCTGCAGGGCCCAGCCTTCCATGAAGCGTTGCCTGGCCCTGGCAGCGGAAATGCGGGTGGGAAAGACCAAAATGCTGGCGTCCCTGACCTGGCTCACGGCCGCTGCGGTCAGGTCTTCACTGAAAGAGATATTGATGAGGGCGTGCAAAGAAACCTCCCCTATGGCTTTTTTGCACGTTCGGACCAGGCTGGTTTTCTGTCAAGCCGAAATCCTCCCAATCTCAATGACGAAGGCTATTGATCCGCCCAGTTCAACTTCTCTGGCCCTTTTCGCCTCTTATCAAGCCATGGCTGGAACGGAGGCCGGGCAAGCCTGGCAGTTATGGCCCTCTGGTCCCGCCCTCATTCGCCTCCCGCCTAATCACCGCATCTGATGCGGCTATAAGGCGGGAGGCTTGATATGGACTGATCTGAAAGGGCTTGGAGCCAGCCCGGCTTGGGGCATTCAGGATGTTCCAGAGGGACAAACAGCCCTTAAAGGACAGCCAGAGCAAAGCGAGGTCTTTTTACAGAAATCTTTGCACTGGCGGACGATCTGGGCGTGAAAGTCATTGTAGAGGGTGACCTCCTGGGGAATGCGGGCACAGATGTAATCCTGCAGCTGGTGATAGTCCAGCCTTTCCACCGCGTGGCCGAGCCGCGACAAAAGCCTTTTGGTGTAAGCATCCACCACAAAGACCGGCAGCCCGCCGGCATAGAGGAGGATGGAATCAACCGTTTCCGGCCCCAAGCCCTTGAGGGCAAGCAGCCTGGCGCGCAGGTCCGATAGGTCTTCCGTGAACAAGCGGTCCAGATCGAAGCCGCAGGTTTCTGCCAAAAAATCGGCAAATCCCTTGAGGCGCAAAGCTTTCTGATTGTAGTAGAGGCTGGGGCGGAGCAGCGGGGCCAGGATCTCCACAGGCGTGGCGTGAACATCCCCGAGCGTGGTGATGCCGCTTTCCGCGAGTGCGGCCAAAGCCTTGGCCACATTGCCCCAGGCCACGCTTTGGGTGAGGATTGCGCCGATGATGATCTCGTCCCGGGTCTGGCCCGGCCACCATTTTTGGCAGCCATTGCGATTGAGCAGGAATTGGTATGTTTCCGGCAGGAGGAGAGGCGATTTGCTCGAGCCTGTCATGATTTTTGGTGAAGCGACGCGCTCTGGCTCAGCCGCCGCTGATCAGGTGATAGACGCTTACATCCGCCCCGGCAGGCACTTCCGTGGTATCCCAGTCAGCTTTTTTCACCAACTGGCCGTCGATCTTGATCACCAGCATCATGAAAGTGTAGTTCATCGCGGTGAGCACGTCGCGCACCGTCATGCCTTCCCGCCAGCTTATCTGATGCCCGTTGACGGTGACGCAGGGCGTCATTTCGCCGCCTCCAGAAGCAGTTCCAGACAGAGGTTGGCCTGCATATTGGCCACTGTCGCCACCCGCGCGGAAACCGGGCTTATTCCTGGCTCCAGCTCGGAAACGCCGTCGCCGACAATGATCAACCGGCCCAGAGTCTCGGTGTGGATCAATTCGTTTTTCCCCACCCCGGCAATGCCTGAAGCGGCGATGATATAGCGCTGGGGGAAGAGGCTTTGCCAGGCCTCGATCAGCATCTGCTTTTCCGCGGCAGCATCAAACGCTTCCAGCATGATGTCCGCCTGGGCAAAAATGCTGTCGATGTTGAGTGGGCTTACCTTGATGTGATATATGACCACGTTGGTGTAAGGGCTGATGTGGCGTAGATTGTCTTTCAGCGCGGCCACCTTGGGCAAGCCGACTTGGTTGAGGAAATACTGCTGACGGGCCAGGTTGGCGGTGGTCACCGAATCGTGGTCGGCAATGATGATTTTGCCAATACCTGCCCTGGTGAGGGATACGGCGATATTCGATCCCAAGCCCCCGGCCCCGGCTATGCCCACCACGGCTTTTTGCCAAACTTGCAGCTGGCTGGGGTCATGCCCGGAAAAGAGTTCTGTGTATAGCTTGTCCACGGCTCATCTCCGGATGTGAATCCTGATGTCGCCGCCGTTGTCGGTTCCCTTGAGGTTGGCTGTGAAACCCAGAATGATGTCCCGCAGCAGGTTTTGCACGAAGGGGACGATGGTGAGGGGCTGGCCGCCGATCTCAAGTTCGAGATCCTGCTGGCTGTCCAAAACGCAGTCGGAGCGCCCGGCCCGGCCCTGCACTATGTCCGCGGCTAGTTGCCAGCAGGTTTTTCCGCAGGCGGAGCAGCACTCCGGAGCGCTGTGGGGCAGGATATCGAAAGCTTTGCTGACGGCAAGTTCGATCAGTTGCGGCGTTTGTTCCTCGAGGGAAAACACCGGCAGGCCTTTGTAACTGCTGGTTTGGCCCGAGATCCGGCCACAGAGGCAAAAAACCGTCTCATCGATCAGTTCGTCCGCCTGGGCTGTGTCGTTGGCGCAGACTATCTTGGGCACGGCGGCATCTTTCATGCCTTCGATGATCAGCCACTCGGCGCTGAGCAAACTCAGCATCCGCGGCAGGTCAGGCGGTTGATCCAGGATCAGGGCGGCATCGCGCAAGCCGCGGGCAAATACCTGTGAAGCGCCGGCCTGGGCATGCTTCCAAGAATTTTTGCCCTCGCTGTCGGCCCGATAGGCCTCGGAGTGAATGTCCTTGATGGAGGCCACTTGAAAACCTTTCTGCGCCAAGGCGCTGATGAGGGCTACAGCTAGGGTGGTCTTGCCGCTGTGATGGTAGCCGATGATCCCGATCGCTTTCACACTCGCCTCAGCAGCAAAATGCAGTGCGCAGCCATCCCGCCTCCGCCTCCGGAAACTCCCAAACCCTCTTCCGTGGTCGCTTTCACGCTCACGTTGTCCCGGCCGGTATTCAGGTCCAGGGCCAGATTGGCCCGCATGTCGTCGATGTATGGACGGAGTTTGGGCCGCTCGGCGCAGACGGTGCAGTCGAGATTGGCCAGCGCCCAGCCGCGTTCACGCACCATCGCGTAGGTGCGGCGCAGCAGGTCGCGGCTGTCGGCGCCCGCGTAGGCGGGATCGGAATCGGGGAAATGAGCGCCGATATCGCCGAGAGCCAGGGCTCCCAGCAGGGCGTCGATCACCGCGTGGACCAGCACATCAGCGTCGGAATGACCCAGCAGTCCCAGATGAAAGGGGATCTGCACCCCACCGAGGATGAGTTTGCGTCCCGGTGCCAGGGTGTGAACGTCGTAGCCGTGGCCGATGCGAAACATGGCTCAATCCACCGTTATCGATTTGGACACGTTTTTAGGCACATCCGGATGCACCCCGTGGTCCGGAATGTTCAGCTTGTCCAGCTTTTTCATCTTGCGCAGGCTCATTTTCAGGGCCAGCATCTGCAGGGCGACGGTGGCTGAAAAGCAGGTCAGAAGTCCGTCTCCGGTCTTGGGCAGCATCACGTAGCCCCAGCCGTAGCGTCCTCCCTCGCGGGGATTGTCGCTGGCGTTCTTGAGCAGGCGCTCGTCTTCCTCGGCGATCACGTAGGTGTTGGCGCCGCGGATCTTATGGGTGTTGATCTGCGAAATGGAGAGATTCACGTCGCGGGTTTCGGGGCCGGTGACGTAAATGAGCGGATAATTGCGGTAGAGGGATTCAAAGAAGTCGTGGCTGTCCACGGTGGCGTGGAACAGCCTGTCCGCCGCTGGCGACAGATTGAAGGGCAGATTGCCGGTGAACATGTAGTTCACCAGGGCGTTGTAGATGTCCCGGGTTTCCTTGCGGCTGATGTTCTGCTCTTCAGCCCTGCCATCCAGGTTTTCGATCACCCCGCTGAAGGCGCGCATGAAGCTGCGGAGGTGCTTGAATCCGTAAACCGTGTTCTTGCCAAGGATGGTATTTGGCCCATGCTTGAATTCAGATGCTTCGCGGCCCTCAGCGTGATTGAGCACTGTTTCGCGGATCTTGAGAGCGCCTTCCATCGCCACGCCGCTGATTTTGGTGGCCAGGATGTGCAGCGAAGGCTCCATATAGATCTGGGCCGCGATGGAGTCGATTATGTCGGAGGTGTTTTCCAAAGTCTCGCGGATCAGGGAGGGTATCTGCGGCAGGGTCTGTTCCCGCGCTTCCAGTTTGGCTAGTTGCTCCCGGCGCCGTTCCTCGCTTTCAGGGCCAGACAGTTCCTGCAGTTTCATTTTGGCGGTGCGGATGGCCAGGTAGTAAAACAGGGTGATCTGATTCATGAAGCTCTTGGTGGCGGGTACGGCGATCTCCGGTCCGCAGAGGATCTGGATGGCGAGGTCGCCTTTTTCCACGCCCAAGGTGGAATTGAGGTTGTTCACCAGCACCACCTGGGAAGCCTTCACGCTGCTGGCTTCGAGGTCGTTGAAGATGTCGATGAGGTCCTTGGTCTCACCGGATTGGGATACGCCGATGATGAGGTCGTTATCCTTGATGCAGCGAGAATATTCGCCGCGGAAATCGCCCGGCAGGATGGGCATTATCTCCACACCCGCGATCTCGTTGAAAAAGAGGGCGCCGATCTTGGTGGCGTGAAAACTGGTGCCGCAGGCGATGGAGTAGGCATTGCGGCTGTGGTTGATGGTGTTTTTCACCCGTTCCAGAAAACCCTGCACGCTTAGCTCAAATTCTTGCACACTGTGGCTTTCGGATACCGCGTCGAAGGCCTTGGCCAGGATCAGCCGCCGGATGTCGTATTCCGGGCCGATCAGGTCGATAAAGGTGTTCTTATCGTTGGAGAAGAAATACTTCTTTTCGAAATCCTCCTGCACGGCCACTTCGAAAATGGCGCGGTAGGTGGCCTGGGCGGCCTCAAAGAAGCTGGCGATCTCCCCGGAGGCGAGCAGCGCATTGAAGACGGTGTTCCGTTCCTCGAGGTCATGGCAGTCCAAGATCTCTTTTAGCTTGGCATTGAGCAGATCATCAAGCTTTTCCCGCCGGATGAGTTCCAGCATGCGTTTGCCAGAGTTCGATCCGCCCTGGAACAGTTTCACCAGCTTGCCGGTGGATTCCACTTGGGCGAAGATCTCCTGCTCCATGAAATACTCAAACTCCGGCTGCAGTTCCACATCTTCGGCGCGCAGCCTGGAGAGCACCGGTTTGGTGTCGATCAGGTCGCCCGCCGCGTAGGTTTCGTCGGCGGCGTTCACGCGCTTGAAGCGGAGCTTCTTTTGCGCGTGGATATTATAGCCGGCGGAAGTGAATTCCACGAACTCGCCCTCGCGCAGATTCACCAGCAATTTGGTGTAGCGCAGCACCGCGGTGAGATCGGAGGAGGCCAGTTTGAAGGGCATGCCGTCCAGCTCGCCCACTCCGAAATAGAGACTACTGCCGGCTTTGATGGCCCACATCGTCTGAGTGGCGGGATCCACCACCACCGCCGCGTAAGAACCCACGATCTTTTCGGCTGTGTTGATGATGGCCCGGCGCATGCAGGCTTTTCTGAGCTCCGTGTCCACCGGATTTCCGGCTTTGTCCATCTCGATATCGAAAAAGTGTTCCACGCTGTGCACCAGCATCTCGCCATCGTTGTCCGAAAGAACGGTGTGGCCTTCTTTGGTCAGCCAGATCTTTAGTTCGCGGGTGTTGGTGATATTGCCGTTGTGAGCGCCGTAGAGATGGCGCTTGCATTTCACCTCGTGCGGCTGGGCATTGGTCTTGTCCACATTGCCAAAGGTGGCCCAGCGCACCTGTCCGCAGAACAGCTTTCCTGCCTGCTTCTCGATCCCCAGTGTCTTCACAAGGGTGCTTGGCGCGCCTACATCCTTCAGCAGGACAATGTTTTCGCCATCGCCCTGAAAAGCCGCGCCGGTGGAATCAAAACCCCGGTATTCCAAAGCCCGCAGCAGGCGCGAGGCGTATTCTCCCAGCTTCAGCGTGGTTTTGGGCAAAGCCAGACCCAGCACTCCGCAACCCAGACCGGGCACAGGCAAAGGCATCCGGATATCCTTGAAACAGCCCGCGAACTTGCGCAGGGCATTATTGTAGAGCTCATACAGGCGGGGCATGTTTGCTTCCTTTAGATCAAGCTGTTTTCGAGGATCTGCCGGGCGAAGAACAGATCAACCTCGTCGGTGATCTTCACATTCAGGTCCGAACAGAATTTATAGCGGACCCGGCCACCGTTGTGTTCCACCAAAGCGGAATCATCCGTGCTCACATAGCCTTCCTGGTAGGCGCGCTCGTAGGCGGCCAGGATCAGCTTGTAGGAGAAAACCTGAGGCGTGAACACCTGCACAAGATTGTGGCGGGGCACGGTTTGTTCAACATGGTCGCCCTGGATGCTTTTGATGGTGTTCTTGAGCCTGGCCACGGGGATCACGGCCTTGTCTCTGCGCGCGATCTCCAGCAGTTCTCCGATCAGGTCTTCCGTGATAAAGGGCCGCACGGCATCGTGAATGAACACGAACTCCGTTTCGGGAGGGCAGTTTTGCAGGGCGCCAAACACGCTGTCCTGCCTCTCGATACCACCGCTTACAACCAGCCAGGGCTTCAGGGCGTCCTCAAAATATCCGCGGATCAGGTCTTCACAGTAGCTCAGCTCCTCTTCCGGGGCGGTTACGATGATGTTGTCCACATAGGCGGAATTGAAAAACTTCTGCAGGGTGTGAATGAGGATGGGTATGCCGCCCAACCGCAGCCACTGTTTGCGGACGTTTCCGCCCATGCGGCTGCCGGAACCGGCGGCGGTCACGATCGCCGTGGTCATTGCTTCCATGAGTAAAAGATCCCCCTGTGTTCGCGCTTTACGCTGATTTTTTGCTCCGCGTGCAGCTGGCGCAGAAACTTGCTGACCTCGTTGATGTGCAGGCCCAGGGTGGCGGAGAGGTCTTCCGCCGTGGAGGGCCGGCGCTTGAGAGTTGCCGCGATGGCTGCTTCAA is a window of Candidatus Cloacimonadota bacterium DNA encoding:
- the ispF gene encoding 2-C-methyl-D-erythritol 2,4-cyclodiphosphate synthase encodes the protein MFRIGHGYDVHTLAPGRKLILGGVQIPFHLGLLGHSDADVLVHAVIDALLGALALGDIGAHFPDSDPAYAGADSRDLLRRTYAMVRERGWALANLDCTVCAERPKLRPYIDDMRANLALDLNTGRDNVSVKATTEEGLGVSGGGGGMAAHCILLLRRV
- the thiS gene encoding sulfur carrier protein ThiS, with protein sequence MTPCVTVNGHQISWREGMTVRDVLTAMNYTFMMLVIKIDGQLVKKADWDTTEVPAGADVSVYHLISGG
- the mobB gene encoding molybdopterin-guanine dinucleotide biosynthesis protein B; protein product: MKAIGIIGYHHSGKTTLAVALISALAQKGFQVASIKDIHSEAYRADSEGKNSWKHAQAGASQVFARGLRDAALILDQPPDLPRMLSLLSAEWLIIEGMKDAAVPKIVCANDTAQADELIDETVFCLCGRISGQTSSYKGLPVFSLEEQTPQLIELAVSKAFDILPHSAPECCSACGKTCWQLAADIVQGRAGRSDCVLDSQQDLELEIGGQPLTIVPFVQNLLRDIILGFTANLKGTDNGGDIRIHIRR
- a CDS encoding PD-(D/E)XK nuclease family protein — its product is MHALINISFSEDLTAAAVSQVRDASILVFPTRISAARARQRFMEGWALQDCEFVAMEDFKAALLLPSLPRISDDKRLLCLYQSLLEEDREYFHINGYFDIVEWGGHFFQFFEELCDENVDSQILHDLPGRAQMTLLNWQEDYLLRVLEIRSRYQGKLEELACSDPIFTRRADRARVHFSGRKVVFVNQYYYSRLEKALLDALEHAGNEVLVLAQAPAEENRDLEPPRIDLASLEAAEYKLRQLEIVECENAEQMVLAFLANHAQASGEEGDAVIVDSHFNQAHYRDLFDPARFAIPRSESIVGSNVFQLLRVFQRHLEAMQATLEESFLPLRLILDACAQEGFLRYHGLSAADKAPLLEELRYMLQKDILYVDSELRLLSKLYRKQGFPLLRVVLHKHFALLRQLGRIARPKDLIDLVDIPEGLRIQDLCREEELLHSDILDVFYERLSNFASLENLAIVSDWEALFGCGGVSLAAAILQLFLESLGSGKFSFQQALEAESRVEVSNLLDLRDLQHHSVYFFHATEGEIPSNPSPVWLLNENQRASLGLKSYPDLRERERYYFLRTVLTSRRCVIFSYRDQEKDIEPGSFVTELVQAMADGALPEVNREKPEEQTVQLAPRISKLYLAGFEAAPDPAESLPGLADKAFCGLDQPDGDFFTLPCSPQKDFGAGGRVHTSYYSLAWFKKNPFAWYLEHLRKLPELELRPQETLTRKLFGSIMHSFLSSVLLPLAREEADLPGLEKAFTDSKGLAEALGRILNDPDQLYLYKIPQNYNHEFLVSIISDNLVESIREFFFEFLKPRLQEVSFRLIPEEEFMTKEESEGRKLVCVTHGDRDYSLWIHGKADLRVECPELNYIVDFKTGNGDDGQLIFYEWLYYLLDEAWQGKELQSLFWLVFRQETGGKKITDKRRQDWREGLEDSFKDVLDRGFTLGKKAGDREKLAAVTRADLFRADKGGEA
- a CDS encoding UvrD-helicase domain-containing protein, whose product is MSQFSSKIITASAGTGKTYRLALEYIRVILGFYGKNQDFSLDNILVLTFTKKATAEIRERINAHLALLCNDKPATDKIARERRGLLDSLWPDKAKPELTDQDLALLNRALRALSSDRKQLQVMTIDAYINSVFRNIVRPLRSIENFEIDIKAVDKRLPFLLQHLMRPEFKSKLDSLLSRKISPSLDEYRHFFKSLIEQRWLHFQIRKGERQTPAEGTLWQLFKQGDPAARDQHRAAIRENLELLVSLMEQSRPDLAPEECVVEKFRKLFPLFPDTFAGLREALAKLCDRPDGYLRLFQNCPEGKIADSNKFKRKGLAEVKQTLLELQTGIYGHLADFLLHTHFLPEQEEILSVWSAILAEYDKLIYRYKNMTYDDISWFTLEALFSTDPPQFDMQEEAVATEFYQFLAHRSRFILIDEFQDTSLIQFAILKPIIEEITSGEGTKDFGGMIVVGDEKQSIFGWRGGERKLLLNLRSIFGALSDLRLESLDKSYRSSELMVSFVNRVFSSSLISNRLREFELSWYYKPLEHAMKELDPQTRIEFRASAYSKSEAGKSLGSIHRDFVRDFIKPHSPKDSRESMALICRTGKELAAFQPLLDAAEIGSIYQPSSTLPDHAWVSPLLAWLRWLAWRDWLDFLEVLRSNYILLNATELKKVADELSVAREAGLEPDFSACPLAAGLYKLSQEQSGSISQACRALTDRCLPLRKGAAAESANPQAFERDYLNIHAFLSLVRDFELATTQKDVSIPAFLDYLTDNDGQDFLKQVSVEGGGSLQLLTVHKSKGLQFDRVFLFYNLSSRGGNDHAHLKAYADFTGADFQDLRDFGLTYHYADVIKASSHKALAESTENRALLEEMNNLYVAFTRAKTALHICFAFEGKDGWGKYVEDKKSGKLKLPVLVAAAAEEFFQAEAVVPTEDGTYIWPESQPQPAEGETKTLKQEGVTVAALARVLPSRRTDRFAGLRPNLLEEHKNWKKIWLEDRQNLFGDLAHHYLSFVKLDLPAEHDYAAKQCLARFGSLLTREPIQARIQILRSNLPQERIFPSGYDKVFTEFTLWHQGREHRIDRLLLDTTHKRALILDYKTGDSREEGQLQRYKQALLALPAIRDQNYQVETEFVDLKI
- the thiF gene encoding sulfur carrier protein ThiS adenylyltransferase ThiF; this translates as MDKLYTELFSGHDPSQLQVWQKAVVGIAGAGGLGSNIAVSLTRAGIGKIIIADHDSVTTANLARQQYFLNQVGLPKVAALKDNLRHISPYTNVVIYHIKVSPLNIDSIFAQADIMLEAFDAAAEKQMLIEAWQSLFPQRYIIAASGIAGVGKNELIHTETLGRLIIVGDGVSELEPGISPVSARVATVANMQANLCLELLLEAAK